In Sphingobacterium sp. PCS056, the following proteins share a genomic window:
- a CDS encoding PLDc N-terminal domain-containing protein, translating into MALLVIPPLLVVIYTIYHIITNDNLSGSKRIVWLVAVLLLNIFGCLFYLLLGKDKVKAI; encoded by the coding sequence ATGGCACTTCTTGTTATCCCCCCTCTTCTAGTAGTCATTTATACCATCTACCATATTATAACCAATGATAATTTGTCTGGCAGTAAAAGAATTGTATGGCTAGTGGCAGTACTACTCTTGAATATTTTTGGATGTCTTTTCTATTTGTTACTAGGTAAAGATAAGGTTAAAGCTATATGA